The Pseudomonas azadiae genome includes a window with the following:
- a CDS encoding TonB-dependent receptor: protein MKHLPLLAGLFGCLPVCAWALELAPTTIDGEQTAEPGLALDQPSGMASRLGLSVRETPASVAIANRNDIERQGAKTFRDAANTLPGVNASAPPGFGGFVSYRGFTSSQITQMFNGINVATGLARPVDAWIYDRVELVGGPSSLINGAGSVGGSLNYVTKLATREEQAGEGRLTYGSYDTAGMAFGVNHALTEPGAEVQHYARLDVSRNTNHSYIDRDTREAWSLAFSLLSDLTPNLSHTLALEYQDEHEDSPYWGTPVLNPKAGELKIDKHNRFNNYNVADGRYEQRTIWARSIIDYRINDSTTLKNTLYHLDSQRDYRNLETYQYNASNSAVNRSTAYQVRHQGEQQGNQFELRHDAHVFGLSTTWSGGVEYKVNSTTNTPLNVPGNSTVDPNAFNPGHFYDIPRTRERFGKDKTNQVTTRALFVENRLGLTDTLSLLTGLRYDAIDLDVTNHRTVTATNPRHFKRSWQPVTGRVGLTYQFIPSANVYVQYSTAAEQPSTTTQVFDVSTGKQWEVGSKFDYLDGLGSATVAAYRIERKDFAVTDPQDPTNSIPVGAQSSKGIELASSLRITPRLLAQGNFAWVNARYEDFNEKTATGAVVSRQGNTPTNVPRRVGNLWLTYEFAEDWQGGVDARYVAEVYADNANTQTVPAYTLFGTFLRYQVDSHTSVTGRVRNLTNEVYAEFAHVSPAYYLGSPRTFELAIQTHF from the coding sequence ATGAAACATCTACCCCTGTTGGCGGGCCTGTTCGGCTGCCTGCCTGTTTGCGCCTGGGCCCTCGAGTTGGCCCCTACCACCATCGACGGCGAACAAACCGCCGAGCCCGGCCTGGCGCTGGACCAACCCAGCGGCATGGCGTCGCGGTTGGGCTTGAGCGTGCGGGAAACGCCGGCGTCGGTGGCCATTGCCAATCGCAACGACATCGAGCGGCAGGGCGCCAAGACCTTTCGCGATGCGGCCAACACCCTGCCCGGCGTCAACGCCAGCGCACCGCCAGGCTTTGGCGGATTTGTCTCCTATCGTGGCTTTACCAGCAGCCAGATCACCCAGATGTTCAACGGGATCAACGTCGCCACGGGCCTGGCCCGGCCCGTGGATGCCTGGATCTATGATCGGGTGGAACTGGTGGGCGGCCCCTCCTCCTTGATCAATGGCGCAGGCTCAGTGGGCGGCTCGCTCAATTACGTGACCAAGCTGGCCACCCGTGAAGAACAGGCTGGCGAGGGACGACTCACGTACGGTAGCTATGACACCGCCGGCATGGCGTTCGGCGTCAATCATGCACTGACCGAACCCGGCGCCGAGGTGCAGCATTACGCGCGCCTGGATGTGAGCCGCAACACCAACCACAGCTACATCGACCGCGACACGCGTGAGGCCTGGAGCCTGGCGTTCTCCCTGCTCAGTGACCTCACCCCCAACCTCTCCCACACCCTGGCGCTGGAATACCAGGATGAGCACGAAGACAGTCCCTACTGGGGCACGCCGGTGCTGAACCCCAAGGCCGGCGAGTTGAAGATCGACAAGCACAACCGTTTCAACAACTACAACGTCGCCGACGGGCGCTATGAACAACGCACGATCTGGGCGCGCTCGATCATCGACTACCGCATCAACGACAGTACCACCCTGAAAAATACCCTGTACCACTTGGACAGCCAGCGCGATTACCGCAACCTGGAAACCTACCAGTACAACGCAAGCAACAGCGCCGTAAACCGCTCGACCGCCTACCAGGTGCGCCACCAGGGCGAACAGCAGGGCAACCAGTTCGAGCTGCGCCACGATGCCCATGTGTTCGGCCTGTCGACTACCTGGTCCGGCGGTGTCGAGTACAAAGTCAACAGCACCACCAACACTCCGCTGAACGTTCCGGGCAACAGCACGGTGGACCCGAACGCCTTCAACCCCGGCCACTTCTATGACATCCCGCGCACCCGGGAGCGCTTCGGCAAGGACAAGACCAACCAAGTCACCACACGGGCATTGTTCGTAGAAAACCGTCTGGGGCTCACCGACACCTTGTCGCTGCTGACGGGCCTGCGTTATGACGCCATTGACCTGGATGTCACCAACCATCGCACAGTCACAGCGACCAACCCCCGCCACTTCAAACGCAGCTGGCAGCCGGTGACCGGTCGCGTGGGCCTGACCTACCAGTTCATCCCCTCGGCCAACGTGTATGTGCAGTACAGCACCGCCGCCGAGCAACCGAGCACCACGACACAAGTGTTTGATGTCTCGACAGGCAAACAGTGGGAAGTGGGCAGCAAGTTCGATTACCTGGACGGCCTCGGCTCGGCGACAGTTGCCGCCTACAGGATCGAACGCAAGGACTTCGCCGTGACCGATCCGCAGGACCCGACCAACAGTATCCCGGTCGGCGCGCAGTCATCCAAGGGCATCGAATTGGCCAGTTCATTGCGCATCACGCCAAGGCTGTTGGCGCAAGGCAACTTCGCCTGGGTAAACGCCCGGTACGAGGACTTCAACGAGAAAACCGCCACCGGCGCGGTGGTCTCACGCCAAGGCAACACGCCGACCAACGTACCCCGGCGCGTGGGCAACCTGTGGCTGACGTATGAGTTTGCCGAGGATTGGCAAGGGGGTGTGGATGCGCGGTACGTCGCCGAGGTGTATGCGGACAATGCCAACACGCAGACGGTGCCGGCCTACACGCTGTTCGGGACCTTCCTGCGCTATCAGGTGGATTCGCATACCTCGGTGACAGGCCGGGTACGCAACCTGACGAATGAGGTGTATGCCGAGTTTGCCCATGTGTCGCCGGCGTATTACTTGGGGTCGCCAAGGACCTTCGAGCTGGCCATACAGACCCATTTCTAA
- a CDS encoding DUF3995 domain-containing protein — protein sequence MSVVIARWIVGVFTGISMVHLYWAAGGKLGSLAAIPQLPGEFANGPRPAFKPSALGTLLVAMGLVGIALLVCLRAGLYFSPVSHGALQWGISVIAVVMFARAIGDSELVGFFKKVSGSRFARLDTWVYSPLCLVLGVGLLVVAWG from the coding sequence ATGAGCGTTGTCATCGCACGATGGATCGTCGGGGTTTTTACCGGCATAAGCATGGTGCACCTGTATTGGGCCGCCGGCGGCAAACTCGGCAGCCTCGCCGCCATCCCGCAACTGCCCGGCGAATTCGCCAACGGACCACGGCCTGCCTTCAAGCCCTCGGCGCTGGGCACCTTGCTGGTGGCGATGGGGCTGGTGGGGATCGCACTGCTGGTGTGCCTGCGGGCTGGGCTGTACTTTTCACCGGTGTCCCATGGCGCGTTGCAGTGGGGGATCAGTGTGATTGCGGTGGTTATGTTCGCCAGGGCGATTGGGGATTCGGAATTGGTGGGGTTTTTCAAGAAGGTGAGTGGGTCGCGGTTTGCGCGGTTGGATACGTGGGTTTATTCGCCGTTGTGTTTGGTGTTGGGGGTGGGATTGTTGGTGGTGGCGTGGGGGTGA
- a CDS encoding DUF6896 domain-containing protein, producing the protein MKNKTLESLIHEYLAQVKEATDLLESSFGTKNILGLWRSKRIPQRGSVTDNVTYELHGIGCRVYLPEACIDFDYGPDDRVDGFDLWRLYMYVCEVPHKYQKYTKESALKQDFNEYLKLEKAKKIPNSMSNLYFLQP; encoded by the coding sequence ATGAAAAACAAGACACTGGAAAGCTTAATACATGAATATCTAGCACAGGTAAAAGAAGCGACAGACTTACTTGAAAGTTCTTTTGGAACTAAAAACATACTGGGCCTGTGGCGCTCTAAAAGAATTCCACAGCGAGGTTCAGTCACTGACAACGTGACTTATGAGCTACACGGAATTGGTTGCCGTGTTTATTTACCTGAAGCATGTATAGACTTTGACTACGGCCCTGATGATAGAGTCGACGGTTTCGACCTTTGGAGATTATATATGTACGTATGCGAAGTGCCACACAAATACCAAAAATACACCAAAGAAAGCGCTTTGAAACAGGACTTCAACGAATACTTGAAACTGGAAAAAGCTAAGAAAATACCAAACTCCATGTCAAATTTGTACTTTCTTCAGCCGTGA
- a CDS encoding DUF2946 domain-containing protein, translating to MKLARADRSLIAWMLYCCVLFNVFACSIGHGQMVGMQLNGIGGQFCTVDPRTQAPTPSNSTEENLPTLSKAFGCPLCSTGGMGPALSSSLNVAVLPQPQAPPPAVVLAADIPARFTWPTAHPRAPPVFA from the coding sequence ATGAAACTTGCCCGTGCCGACCGCTCGCTCATTGCCTGGATGCTTTATTGCTGTGTCCTGTTCAATGTGTTCGCCTGCAGTATCGGGCATGGGCAGATGGTCGGGATGCAGCTCAATGGCATCGGCGGCCAGTTTTGTACGGTGGACCCGCGCACCCAGGCGCCCACCCCATCCAACTCCACTGAAGAGAACCTCCCTACGCTGTCCAAGGCGTTTGGGTGTCCGCTGTGCTCCACCGGCGGCATGGGCCCGGCGCTAAGTTCAAGCTTGAATGTGGCGGTGTTGCCCCAGCCCCAGGCGCCACCGCCGGCGGTGGTCCTGGCCGCTGACATCCCTGCCCGCTTCACCTGGCCCACGGCTCATCCGCGCGCGCCGCCTGTTTTCGCCTGA
- a CDS encoding ABC transporter substrate-binding protein, with the protein MKGLKMLLAASLAALGLSATTLQANAAEAPVHFADLNWESGSLITEVLRVIVEKGYDLPTDTLPGTTITLETALAKNDIQVIGEEWAGRSPVWVKAEAEGKVIGLGDTVKGATEGWWVPEYVVKGDPAKGIKPLAPDLKSVKDLARYKDVFKDPESPGKGRFLNSPIGWTSEVVNKQKLKAYGLDDSYVNFRSGSGAALDAEIASSIRRGKPVLFYYWSPTPLMGRYKLIQLEEPPFDAEAWKTLTDADNPDPKPTRSLASKLSIGVSTPFQKAHPQIAQFFEKVEFPIEPLNRALATMSEHHTPPREVAQTFLKEHPEVWKAWLTEDVAQKVEASLK; encoded by the coding sequence ATGAAAGGATTGAAAATGCTGTTGGCTGCGTCCCTGGCCGCCCTGGGACTTTCAGCCACGACGCTGCAGGCCAACGCCGCCGAGGCGCCGGTCCATTTTGCCGACCTGAACTGGGAAAGCGGCAGCCTGATCACCGAAGTGCTGCGGGTGATTGTGGAGAAGGGCTACGACTTGCCCACCGACACCTTGCCGGGCACCACCATTACCCTGGAAACCGCCCTGGCGAAGAACGACATCCAGGTGATCGGTGAAGAATGGGCGGGCCGCAGTCCGGTGTGGGTCAAGGCCGAGGCTGAAGGCAAGGTGATTGGCCTGGGCGATACGGTCAAGGGCGCAACCGAAGGCTGGTGGGTGCCGGAATACGTGGTCAAGGGCGACCCCGCCAAAGGCATCAAGCCGCTGGCACCGGACCTCAAGAGCGTGAAAGACCTGGCGCGCTACAAGGACGTATTCAAGGACCCGGAATCCCCAGGCAAGGGGCGCTTTCTCAACAGCCCTATCGGATGGACCTCGGAAGTGGTCAACAAACAGAAGCTCAAGGCCTACGGCCTGGATGACAGCTACGTGAACTTCCGCAGTGGCTCGGGCGCGGCCCTGGATGCCGAGATCGCTTCGTCGATCCGCCGCGGCAAGCCAGTGTTGTTCTACTACTGGTCGCCGACACCGCTGATGGGGCGCTACAAGCTGATCCAGCTGGAAGAACCACCGTTTGACGCCGAGGCCTGGAAGACCCTGACGGACGCGGACAATCCTGATCCGAAACCAACGCGGTCGTTGGCATCCAAACTGAGTATCGGGGTGTCTACGCCGTTTCAGAAGGCGCATCCGCAGATTGCCCAGTTCTTCGAGAAAGTTGAGTTTCCGATTGAGCCGCTGAACAGAGCCTTGGCCACGATGAGCGAGCACCACACCCCGCCCCGTGAAGTCGCGCAGACGTTCCTCAAGGAACATCCTGAGGTGTGGAAGGCCTGGTTGACTGAGGATGTGGCGCAGAAGGTTGAGGCAAGCCTCAAATAA